A window of Colias croceus chromosome 13, ilColCroc2.1 genomic DNA:
aTAGATTTTCTAATGGTacctaatttatttgtttcaggCTGACAACAATAGTACATGTTTAGTAGGTGAATTTGTACATTCCTTAGCGGCTCAGCTCTGTCAAGCGCCCAGACTACAAGCTTACAGAGAACACTTACTTAGTGAAGCGCATCTTTTGGCCTGTCTCTCGTTAAAAGAATGTATCGCAGATCCAGACTTAGCTTTTGTAAGAGGAATCATTGAACCTCTAACTTCTCTACGAAGAAATGGAAGCATAGATTCCACAAATAGCATCATCCTTGTCGATGGTTTATGTGAAGCAGAATACCATAGACCAGACCACGGCTACACGATTGCTTCTTTCCTCTCTAGACACGTCCCTGAAATGCCTTCATGGCTCAAAATTGTGGCAACTATACGAACACAGTTTTTAGAGCTCACAAAACAATTACCGTATACCAGAATAAGTTTGGACGAATCGGATAACGTTAATAAAGATTTGCTTGAATATTTCAACGCAAGAGTTCAAGCTGCTCCAATTATAGAGACAAATGTCAAGAGCTCGACCGGAAAATCGGAAGGAGTACATAACCCAGTTATGAAATTCGCTCAATACGTACTCCATTTGAGTCAAGGCTCCTTTTTATTCCTGAAACTCGTCCTAGATCTTTTAGAACAAAGCCATATTGTCATTAAATCGACTAACTATAAGGTCGTTCCAATATCGCTTGCCCAAATATTCCTGTTGCAGTTCAATCTGCGATTCCCCACCGTCCAGTCATTTGAAAAAGTGACCCACATTTTAAGCGTTTGCCTCGCTGCATTATATCCCTTAACATTAGTAGAAATATACTATTCCGTAAATTCCTTATTAGTCGACACGTTCCTACCCTGGGAAGAATTCTGTCACAGATTCGAAAGTCTATCCGACTTCCTCGTAAAACGCATCGACAATACATACATGTTCTTCCATCCTTCCTTCAGGGAATGGCTTATCCGTCGAGATGACAATGAGAGCTCTAAATTCCTCTGCGACTTAAGAGCTGGACATTGCGGCATCGCCTTCCGCTTATCGCGAGTTCAAGCACCTTTAGATCCAGAAAAATCTATGGAACTCGGTCACCATATATTAAAAGCTCATATGTACAGAAATCTTGGCCCAGCACAGTTAGGATTATGTCCTAGAGATTTGCAAGCCACGATGGTTGCATCGAGCGCTGCCAATGTTGGCGAAGCGATAGCCAATTTGAGGAATATTTATACGCCGAATGTGAAAGTTTCTAGACTAATGCTATTGGCTGGGGGTTCGCCCAATCAAATCACGGCATGTTTAGGAAATGCTCCATTGCTGTGTATGTATGCGTATCAAGGGATAATAGCAATGGTAGGATTGCTGATTGAGTTTGGAGCTGATTTAGAAATGACTAATTCTCAAGGATGCACTGCACTGTCTTTGGCCTGTCAACGAGGACACACTGATGTTGCGAGGATGCTTATTGCTTCAGGTAAATACTCTTTTAGACACAATATTATCTTATTGGATATATTTCTTGCCTCATTCTACATAATACAGAAgtttgtgttgaatttttatacaatgttatttaatttaattttgcattAGATACAACTATCAGTTGGTCtctagttaaatataataaatcatcgTCTAAATTGGTTGTCATCTCATGTTGTTCCAAGTTGACGACGTTATTTATTGTCACTTTCTTTCTCTCTCATGACCATGTATTTCTTTTAGGTGCCTCCCTAAGCCACACGGACACAGCTGAACAAACGCCATTAGTGCACGCAGCGAAAAACGGTCACAGGGACACAGTGATCTACCTCCTGGGTTGCCAGACCGGCAAGGACGATAGGAACTCGATAGAAATAGATGATAGCAACATTGAACAATTAGTGCCCGGTGCGAGACACGCGTTGATAGCTGCCGCGCAAAACGGTCATTTGGATATCGTGGAGTATTTGCTGGACACTGCTGAGTTGATTGTAAGTGTATTTGTCATTTAATtgtgaatataaaaaagtagggttttttttataagggAAAAAGATGAAAAGATCTTGATGCAAAcgcaaataaaaacatatacaTAACTTCGattatgatgataatgatgtGCCAATAATATATGTAGACATTATACTTTTCTGTACAtgctatttaatgtaaaaaaaataaaattaaacctcAACTCCGTTTGATTAGATAGCAAACTATCTATCTTTCTTAAATTGTTCCAAAATTGCTCGaccacttttttattttaccataGATTTTTACCGAGTAACGAAGCGTAGTTATTTATGTCCTCGAATTCTGCATACGAAACCGGGATCGCTGACTAGTTTATAGCATTTAGATCATTGCATACGAAAGTGAGATCgcttttcataaaatttcattttttttatatttaactaatgTTTTCTTCTTCCAGCCGGACGGCATCTGCCCAGTCACAGGGGAAACAGCTCTAACAGCAGCGTGTTCCACCGGCCATGCTGCAATCGCTGACGCTTTACTTATCCGAGGAGCTACACCGTACTCTCTAAACGCTCGACAGATGTCACCACTTGCGTTAGCGAGTAAAAACGGGAGGACAGCACTAGTGTTGAGATTATTGGACTCTGGGGCGGATGTATCGGGGTCGGGGGGGAAGAACCCGTTGATTTTGGCTGCTGCAGAGGGACATGCTGATGTTTTGGAAATGCTGTTGGCGCATTGTGAGTTATATTACATTTGAATtctaaaacatttttgaaatacgGATACTCTATTGACAGACCTCTCGATTCTAAGCGTTACGTTTACATTATAAGCGATAaacactacatagtataaaacaaagtcgctttctctgtccctatgtccctttgtatgcttaaatctttaaaactacgttacggattttgatgcggtttttttaatagatagagtggttcaagaggaaggttttagtatataatttatttggttttagacaaagcgggccacggcccgcggcttcgcccgtgcaTATATGCATACTAGCTCACGAGCTAGTATGCATATaacgttaattaataatataacgttAACATGCTGTTTAATTgtcaaaatattgaattatcaTGTTGCTGTTACccatattacatatatatcgTTGTTTTGCTTgataactttttaatgaagtaaaaattctttatcggggttggaaaaaaatttagtgtaacattttttcgttacgcttgacatttttccgttacgcgccatctttttttattcttaccACGCTTGATTCGACGTaattctgtaaagttgcatatagtaaattattttttgaaaaataaggtcataaagaagtttcacttcttacgtgtgtacactagtacatgcacacattttttttgtgttgaCAATGGCGGCGCAAGACAAAGTTTCGCGAGCCCTGCGGGCTGCGAGGCcattttttactaatttaGTACTTAATCTAttgcatataataaatctgtagaagggtcaattttgtacattaaaaatattgaaaaaataaatagcagggggtgttactggatcgataccaaacccaaatatgtgattaaaaaatttttgtctgtctgtctgtctgtctgtctgtctgtctgtctgtctgtatgtgaagacatcacgtgaaaactaccggttcgatttcgatgaaacttggtataattataccttattatcctgggcgtaaaataggatactttttatcctggaaaaatacgtagaaaaaaaattaatctcaatttttcagttatccatagacgttgttctgtagtaggtaccgcgaacacacgttccgtattattatagacctagccgtatttgggtccaatagatatttataagatgtcattgtccgagttactcaaaatggagaaataaaccatccacgcaaagaccgacatccgcgcggacggagtcgcgggcggaagctagtaactaataataatgttgCTCCAGGCGCGGACCCCGCGGCGTGCGACGCGGACGGCGTGTGCGCGCTGGGCTGGGCCGCGCTGCGCGCGCGCCACGCCGCCGTCACCGTGCTGCTCGATAAGGGCGCTGCTATTGGTCAGTATACTCCAACTCGagcatatacagggtgtcacGGACGTCCTATCGTAGGCCTAATGGAGCATATAGTGTTTAACCTTCTGatgctgtaaaaaatatttaaaaaatccggTCGTGCAGGAAAAATTATCTTACAacttttcaataaactttGTGTTCGTAACCCTAACTACGCGGATCATACGCGGAGCGTTATACATAAGCGGTCATTGACCGAACGCGGACTCGAACGCTATGCTTAACCTCGAACCTCggaaataaatacctactgtttggataatattttttagagtatacaaaacacatacaaaaataatcgtttattttacaaaaaaaaactgaaactgAAACTGACCGCGGTCGAGCtcttttaatactttttacttttaacatattattttaatcctaCACGTTCcgtaaacaacaaaaaaaatatttatcaaagtttcataacgataaaaataaagtacgaCTCCCTCAAACTCGTAAGTCATAACAACTACCTGTACCTACGTAGTTAATTAAGATTActgacaaaataattattgtcataaCTAATAAAACCTACTGAGTTGTGAaagctaaataataaatttatttatttaataaaataagtcttaagtattaataattattgataattatacgACCTTACCCTATTTTCCATTTGGGTTAAagctattaaattaataattattagtgaaaatgaataataatactttgatTTAAGAAATAGAAAGTATGTTTTACTTATGATTTTTCGTAATTAGGTAGATGTGTCGTAAACACCAATTACATGCACACGGTGTCATATTTACCAGAAGAAATCAACCTCTGTGAAATCAACGGTTTCAAAATGCAAACACTCACCCGATTATCATGCACAGGAATCACAGGATCGTAATTcgtaataggtacttaatgcACAATGATGACGAATGATGAGTGACGAAggtaaacaaatattacataatgtattaaatattatacctactaggTACTCCAAATATCAATCACTTCTTAAAATAACTAAGTAACATAAGAAAATCTcgtaaatacttaattaatgtattatcATGGATTTATGCAACAACTGCTTTAATAACTTTAACtgattattataaacacaaaataagaATTTCGACTAACGAGTAACGACCCCGAATCTCCCGCGCAGATCTATCACAGCCATTACGCTAAGACGTTTGGTGGAGAACtaacaatttaacaaaatttgtgcaattattaaaatgcgcGGACGCTTACACGTGCCGGCGGCGGTGTCTTTTCAAAGGTAACGCCCCGTTTCGTTTGTGAAATGCCGCCTTTTAAAAATACGGTTCcgtgtttatttaatattttattttacttatctttttattatttactttcaattttcttttgtaactaaaaatgaaaaaacacaatcatatttaatgtgaaatttATGCtgggaaataatattattatttaataggtatttagGTACCTTAAGTTGCTATTTATACTCTAATCTAGATTAGGcgccatattttaattattgagtttCATCTAGCAAAAGTTGAAAGgaacagatattattatgtattctaatttctaaatcattcttattaaaggtatttttacaaacatttccCTACGAATCCCTAAACTCGCATTGTACGtttattcgtattattattgaagtttttataattttataattttaaatgaatttttgtcAGTCGCTTGTTTTATCTTTCGGTGTCAAGTTGCTATCGTTTGCTTTTTGCCGTTTTCTGTGTTTCATTTGTGAGTTTCTGAGTCGGTAATGTCCTAGGTATTATACGAACGTGGagtattaaaatgtttgagtttgagtacgGGTGCTTTAGTAGGTATGTTGTGAAGGTGTGTTTAGTGTGTgtgataggtacctaggtactaccTACTGCATGTTGTATGCTGAAATTTCTACAAGTTGGTATGTACCTTATTTCAATAtcattgtacaaaaataaattaaataattgatacgcatgtatctaaataaaaaaactaagtaaagattaaaatatgattaagtATAAAAAGGGTGCGGTCAGAAGGCGATGGTACTAAGTAGGTAAATTTTCGTTTCGTTTTTTTTGGTAACGAATAACGATAGTGTACTTGTGTATTTGTCTCGTATactctaaaaaatattatccaaacagtaggtatttattttcgaGGTTCGAAATTAAGCATTGCGTTCGAGGTCAATGACCGCTTATGTATAACGCTCGCGAGTATGATCCGCGTAGTTAGGGTTACGAACACaaagtttattgaaaagtTGTAAGATAATTTTTCCTGCACGAccggattttttaaatattttttacagcatCAGAAGGTTAAACACTATATGCTCCATTAGGCCTACGATAGGACATCCGTGACACCCTGTAGAGTCTGGCCAGCCAAAGCTGAACCCAGTGTTTTTTGTAGCGGCCACACTATGGAATGTCATCACGGCGTTTCTGCGTAGTTAGTTGTCAGTTTTGTTGAAAACGGTTCAAATCGTTTGCTTTAATAACGTTTAAATCCTGCTGCGTTGTGTACCTAATGTTCATATATACTATGATTACCTTTATGTATATCAAAAGTATCAAAATGTTTTTTCCCTACTAAAGCCGATGTTACCAggtccatattttttaaatttgccgCCCTTTACTGGGTTCAGCTTTGGCTGGCCTGGCTCTATTTATTGAAGTGGTATTCTATTATAAGCGCATTTGAAGCATGATGCTGTTAGGAATAGGTTAACATCGGTTAGTAAaactcatattattataacagtagtgaaaaataagtaaaaaatacatgtataccaatattatatgtaaatagaaaatatatttactatcttttaattttctaaatattgtaataatgatGTAGTTATAAACTGATTTTTtagaattataaatttattagtttttttataaaaatataatatgtttactcCTTGATTtattctataattataataattcgtTCCTTTATCACTTTTCTCATAATCCCTAAACACAacgcttttattattttaagtgtaCCTTATCCATCTGCATCATTTTCCATCCTGTAACTTAACAAGTGAtgactgcgttaaaaacaaccgacttcaaacttgcacttgcaacatttacaaatacagacaaaaatgctcataaaataaaaactactgtgCCTATccgaatatattaaattaatatataatatataattataattaaaatttatgggaccaatttgacaccatcctgcatcgaacaaaaaaagaatcaaatAAATCGGTTCGGAAACCTctgagtaatcggtgtacatacataaaaaaaaacacataccggccgaattgataacctcctcctttttttgaagtcgtttAAAAACATCCTTTACTTGTGTGTATTTAAAGTCCAAAATTCTCTTGCAGACCAACCCGACGGCAACGGTCGTACTCCCCTCGGTCTAGCGTGCGGAGGACCGGCGGACCTGGTCGAGATGTTGTTAGAACGTGGTGCTTCTCTAGAAAAGGTCGACCATAGCGGTCTTAGGCCGTTGGACCGGGCGATCGGACAGAGGAATGTTGCTGTGAGTATATTTAAAAggttaacaatataaaaaaaaagttgacaaataataagtttagaaattaaagattttttaacggaatttaaacgcgatttattcattatattattttccctaAGATGTTATACGTTGTATAAGTTAATAaggtttcaattaaaaatagtaactTTGAATTATATGAAGTTTTCTTACCtcataagtacctaataatagTAATACGATTAAAACTAAGTTTTACGTTTGATTTAAAGTAACTGTactgaattaattttactacTTGCcgaaattatgtaaatatgagtcatataatatagattaattGTTCTTTGTTGATTGCAGGTggtaaattgttttttgagGAAAGGAGCGAAACTCGGACCCACGACATGGGTAATGGCATCAGGCAAACCAGaatttatgtaagtattttaatacCAAACGACACTactacaaattatttaaatttcaaatattataaaaatcaaatcgaACACATGACCAAGACacatatatttaaagatactACGTATTCACTATTCATCTTATACACAACTAAATAAacgcaaaaaaatttttttttctaatacatTAACTTATAATCCACAGGCTAATCCTCCTAAACAAGCTCCTAGAGGACGGCAATCTCCTCTACCGCAAAAATAGACCCTCTGAAGCTGCACATAGGTACCAATATGCGTTGAAGAAGATCAACCCGTTGATAAGTGACGAGGGACTCACTACACCGGGCACTCAGCCCGTACCGAGTGAACATGTGGCTGCGTTTGTACAACTTAAGACTAATTTGCTGCTTAACTTGTCTAGGTGTAAGCGGAAACTTAACgtgagtataataatattttgataagatTGCGTTTATTTGTAACGTTTCAACTAcctatatttgtttttgttttttatgtttaaactCAATAACTGGGTTCTATGAGGTGAGGATAAATGTTTATCCGCTTTGCACGCAAAAACTTCTGAATCCATTGGTTCAAACATGTTACAGATAGATTATATGCCATTCCAATAACTGTTCTGTTAGCTTTCTTTatatcttaaatattataatagaataatataatgaatacaattatattgaaatatcaaattagtgtatatCTTTACAGGATTAAAAAAGTAATCACTAcataaaactacataataaactaaataacatATCATTAAACACACAATAACCTATAATATATCTTTTATTCCACAGGAGCCCTCTGAAGCGCTAGACCTAGCAGCCCGGGCCTCTGTACTACGCCCAAACGCGTTCGAATGCGCCTACGCAATGTCTCGCGCTATACTCGCCCTTAACAAACCCGCAGACGCCCTCCCACACGCCCGTAGAGCTCTCCTACTAGCGCCACCTACTGACCTCTCCGCTACTAGAACGTTAAAGGCTTTACAACAGGAAATACTGTCTAGAATGAACACGACTCATAACTTGGAAACGCGCTCCATGAGGAACTATGATAGCATCAGTTTGAACATGCCTTAATACGTGTAATTCGGCCTTTACAATCGCAGTTTATTAGAAAGAGATAGTCGGTTTGATTGGGCTTTAATCTGTTTGTAGTTGCCTTAATAAAGTTTGTATCGGTGTGAAGTggctttaatattttaaattcgaaTTTGagaaactattttaataaaatatatttactctGTGTGGTTGATATTGTATTATGATAGTACAAAATGGCAGAGCTGTATGAacagaatatttataaattcgaGCATCTGAATTATGGTGTTATCTATAGAAGATTTTAAAGTCGAAACGAACGAAATAAATGTAACGTATGCCAGGCATACgattatttaatgtataaaatctTTTCATTATTCTGATTCACGCAATTTGTAATTTGCGTTACTTTCTTAACGATTACTTAAAAtagatgtaataaaataaacttaaatatacTGTAATTTTAGCATTTGTACAATTTCAGTTATGTTTTTGGTAATTTTATTAGTACCTTTAGTTTGTTGTCTATGTCCAATTTAATGTAATCcatatattcaattaaaaaaaaattggcttATCATTTTACGAAACTAGTTTTcgtctatatattataaaaattacgaaTTGATTTGAGTCATCGTATGTAGTAATTTATGTCTATTTTTTGGTTCTTAAGCCATTATATTTAGagtacatttttgtataaatgtatgtcttatatttatattttacagagtGCTGGCTCATACTTAGCGTAGTTTGATAGTTTTTgtgttttgaatattattacttaatcGTTTTAGTTTAGACTTGTATGTGATCAAATgacatttatgtaaataagtattttttcctattaaaattgtattacatataatgtacagtttaaaaatgtagttaATAAGTACTCGAATATATTTTCGCTTGCCATTTATTATTCGATGCTTTAAAATTTGatgcaataaacaattttaggtTTGGAAAATGACGGTAGTTTcaaatttacttatttttaaatgaattgttattatttaaatatacatttgaGTAAAACTCGCGTGCCTATTGTCTTgctatattctttatttatttaaaaatacagttcataccaaattttatggaCACTGACAGAAATCGTAttctgaaatataaataaaatattggttaaattctaaaaaaaaaacagcgtTCATAAAGTTTGAAGACGAACAATTACTACTTaagtttgtaataaattgtacgCATGATGACAAATTTTGTGGTAttgtaacatattttgttagtaaaatgtttgatatttataatctaataCATAAAAGAAGGCTATTTATcctctatatattattttgaatgtcaAATTAACTTCtcttcataataaaattcaaattggaAAATGTTTAAAAGACTGACAAATTTTGATGTAGAACCCATACAATTGTATTAAAACTGTAGACTTGTAAGATTTTGTTAAGTACAATAGTTTCTGTGGTtacagaaataattattatgatttatgaataCATTTTACACATTGCTtcgatttttgttttttatttatcgtaCCCTATACcctaaaaaataacataggaTATGCCTGAaataataaactcaaactcaaactcaaacattcatttattcaattagactactatttagtagcactttcgaatcgtcattaagtacataattattttaacatttaccaccgattcggaaagcagtgatctatggagaagaatcggcaagaaactccatagttgctcttttaaaatcatgtcgatattacataatatgtaaattatatctaaatacataatatatcataatatacaaagaactgtcctgtggtttttacgcgacaaccctccatgggtttttatcgtccatatataaaaaataggtaatgGATTCAATTCAAAaagagaaaattttattaactgcCTCTTTGGTACAGTGATTAACGCATTAAACTAGAACCGAAAGGTCCCGGTTACGATTCCCGGTAAAGACTAACAAAAAAGAACTCGGTGTGATGCGAACCAGAACATATTACCTACATGACTTATTTGTCTAATAAGATCGATCAATGAAAAAGATTTATTCTATAGACAATTTACTTGGAAACGTGCTAAGGAAACGTGTTTAAGTGTAGGTAGTTGTGTAGTGTAGTGTAATcactaatacataatatacttttagaatgatataaataattaggCAGGCCGCTAGAGAACTGTCAGAAATCGTAatctttatagaaaaaaaaatatttgttggtATGTTAATGTTGAAATGAGTCCGTATGAGGCTGaggatatttataatatatcactTTCAATTTTCTAGCAAACAGATTTTACTTATTCACTGCCATAGCCCATTCCTTAGGCTTAACCAAgagttaaaaagaaaataattctgtgtaaataaaacatcagttcacttaaaatatttatttcatactaaatTAAGACCTATAAATTCCATCTTTTTGCAAAGAATTTATCGGAAATCCCGTAGTTTTGTTGGGCATACGTTGATACACAGGTAAGACGACCAAAGTTTTTGGTTTTGGCTTAAcatcaataatatttactgGAGGCGCATCTTTTGCACCGAAAATACCGAAATCGAAtagtttattagttttaaaatacgcCTTATTTTTCTGTACTGTAGGACTAGGTTTTGTTGATATGGAATTATGGATGCTTCTAAATATCTGTGTAAGTTGATCCCTTGTCATTTCTTGGGGCACTGACGTGTTCAATTCGTGGAACATTTTCCTGCATTTTGGTATGTTTTCTTTGCGCTTTGTTGCTGGGCAGGTCTGGAATACAGTTTTAGAGTTTATAAAAAGattcttattacataatattatactattgaAGTTTGTAAATTTATGATCGGAGATATCAGCggtactattattataattgactagtttgtttgttagaacaacaatctcaggaactactagtccgatttaaaaaaatcttatagaCATAGATAGACTTTAAaagctacatattatcatcataTTGTTACGATTAATTTCGAGCGAGAAAAGTAGATAAAAACGCGGGGAACAGCTGttagatatataaattaaatgactataatattataaacacataATTTCGGGATcaggaatttttaaaaagttacattaaataatgaaataacttACCATAAGCATAAAATCGATTAAATTCAACAACTTCTTCGGAGAACTACAGTATTCTTTATACATTGGAGTTGTGAGAAATACGCTAAAATACAACTCATAGAGTGGGGATGTACTATAGGAATGTATTAGATTCTTCATACTGAAATAGTCTACGAAACCGTATTTACTGAGAACTCCCATTTTGTTCAGGAGACAGCTTGTAGGTGGAGTTAGTTCTTtacactgaaaaaaaaattattcattaaatacttacataaaaatacataaaaaaagctttatttatttatttatttatttattgacacAGAATCATTCTTTGTACTTACAGTAATAATACCAAAGCATACATAGAATTTAGTAACAATatgttaacaaaaatacaaacaaaatggAGTTACATTCAATGTGCATCCAAGTACCTGATACAGAGGTCTAGGACAGTATTTATACTACTAGCAAAAATGTCAATTGTGGCATCGGAGGCCAGCACACGATTTAACAGATGAAGGGCCGAGTGTGTCGGAGCGGTGCCGGCCGCCTGCGTCCGCACACAGGCCTCCGCGAACAGCGGCCGGCGGCGCAGCGACACGCCGGGAGGCGGCGCCCACAACCCGcacatttaataattagtaatagTGAATTATGAGAGCAAGTTTTCGTCTCAATTCAAGTGTATTTAAGCCAACCATGCCTATTACGAAAAGAGATGGATACATGTAAGGATAATATCcgtaaagttttaaatacaaataacgaGCAAACTTTCTTTGAACCCTCTCGAGCAGTAGTGTGTATTTCTTTTCGTGAGGGCTCCATATTATTGCGTTGTATTCCAATATACTGCGTACGTAGGCCGAGTACAATACGACGACAGTTTTTCTATCCTGAAACCTCGCCGATTGCCGTACGATAAAGCCGAGGGATTTGTACGCTTTTTGACACAGAGCCTCAATATGTTCATTAAACGttaaagttttatcaaaaagtattCCTAAATCGAGGATGTGGTCGACTCTGCGCAGCGTTGTGCCTTCTAAGCTGTATGGATATACAA
This region includes:
- the LOC123696804 gene encoding protein TANC2 — translated: MYNSNEFLHSAGVSRHMQATGEAPSQKTSMKRRSCEVPLGDISSNNFKVSLGDITNDGPNYDCRSLRSIKSEDTRSLRYYRPIDSRSVKNFRSSLADISTQSLSRPPSYDQLSRRSILDPSDGQAFTSSIEGVLWSDEEETEYFYHENITSAWNQDLAALRQLLESETGGTTCPSCNMPFDKGKKRKLIDTCGHERCYACMFRNESCPICARKSQRKVMERYTPSPQRLVEPEWQSPLRLPKPPKQSLAQSCPTPPHTRRRFFLSPKSLRSPFAQRTRHSHENHVPLSGLPEEGPRSAAWPSLVFNKIRSLWSAHSSVPQGLNQLTDDEGGHIKQGYESRRQNDLYMRLGLLLGERRGSRNKSRDSCTSLASLDAHTLASHNTSPVSTLTGSSEVDAATPLGRDSLGSLASMSLSAASNCSSSSPGSRRHSVTTLQNGREELTRMSSGFFKTRKTAARRSARVSSKASSSSSELKKVHPTPQLTLRPLFFEVPSTDDTTAFSGRQWLMRDMEKALESSASGILISGCPGTGKTALILQLVEYSCFGRKRNFEYEELREQSDIREMLPEEIAAGMVTQLASQVVAYHFCQADNNSTCLVGEFVHSLAAQLCQAPRLQAYREHLLSEAHLLACLSLKECIADPDLAFVRGIIEPLTSLRRNGSIDSTNSIILVDGLCEAEYHRPDHGYTIASFLSRHVPEMPSWLKIVATIRTQFLELTKQLPYTRISLDESDNVNKDLLEYFNARVQAAPIIETNVKSSTGKSEGVHNPVMKFAQYVLHLSQGSFLFLKLVLDLLEQSHIVIKSTNYKVVPISLAQIFLLQFNLRFPTVQSFEKVTHILSVCLAALYPLTLVEIYYSVNSLLVDTFLPWEEFCHRFESLSDFLVKRIDNTYMFFHPSFREWLIRRDDNESSKFLCDLRAGHCGIAFRLSRVQAPLDPEKSMELGHHILKAHMYRNLGPAQLGLCPRDLQATMVASSAANVGEAIANLRNIYTPNVKVSRLMLLAGGSPNQITACLGNAPLLCMYAYQGIIAMVGLLIEFGADLEMTNSQGCTALSLACQRGHTDVARMLIASGASLSHTDTAEQTPLVHAAKNGHRDTVIYLLGCQTGKDDRNSIEIDDSNIEQLVPGARHALIAAAQNGHLDIVEYLLDTAELIPDGICPVTGETALTAACSTGHAAIADALLIRGATPYSLNARQMSPLALASKNGRTALVLRLLDSGADVSGSGGKNPLILAAAEGHADVLEMLLAHCADPAACDADGVCALGWAALRARHAAVTVLLDKGAAIDQPDGNGRTPLGLACGGPADLVEMLLERGASLEKVDHSGLRPLDRAIGQRNVAVVNCFLRKGAKLGPTTWVMASGKPEFMLILLNKLLEDGNLLYRKNRPSEAAHRYQYALKKINPLISDEGLTTPGTQPVPSEHVAAFVQLKTNLLLNLSRCKRKLNEPSEALDLAARASVLRPNAFECAYAMSRAILALNKPADALPHARRALLLAPPTDLSATRTLKALQQEILSRMNTTHNLETRSMRNYDSISLNMP